Proteins encoded within one genomic window of Glycine soja cultivar W05 chromosome 1, ASM419377v2, whole genome shotgun sequence:
- the LOC114416393 gene encoding 40S ribosomal protein S4-like, translated as MARGLKKHLKRLNAPKHWMLDKLGGAFAPKPSSGPHKSRECLPLILILRNRLKYALTYREVIAILMQRHVLVDGKVRTDKTYPAGFMDVVSIPKTNENFRLLYDTKGRFRLHSVRDEESKFKLCKVRSVQFGQKGIPYLNTYDGRTIRYPDPLIKANDTIKLDLESNKITDFIKFDVGNVVMVTGGRNRGRVGVIKNREKHKGSFETIHVQDATGHEFATRMGNVFIIGKGTKPWVSLPKGKGIKLSIIEEARKRLAAQNETVA; from the exons GCGAGAGGGTTAAAGAAACACCTGAAGAGGCTCAATGCTCCAAAACATTGGATGCTTGACAAGCTTGGTGGTGCCTTT GCACCCAAGCCATCATCTGGACCCCACAAGTCCCGGGAGTGTCTTCCTCTGATCCTCATCCTACGAAACAGGCTAAAGTATGCTCTAACATATAGAGAAGTTATTGCCATCTTGATGCAGCGCCATGTTCTTGTTGATGGCAAGGTTAGGACAGACAAGACATACCCTGCTGGTTTCATGG ATGTTGTTTCTATTcccaaaacaaatgaaaatttccGTCTACTGTATGACACAAAAGGTCGATTCCGTCTCCACTCTGTAAGGGATGAAGAGTCCAAG TTTAAGCTCTGCAAGGTTCGATCTGTTCAATTTGGGCAAAAGGGTATCCCCTATTTAAACACATACGATGGGCGCACCATCCGCTATCCTGACCCACTAATCAAGGCCAATGACACCATCAAGCTGGACCTTGAAAGCAACAAGATCACTGATTTCATCAAATTTGATGTGGGGAATGTTGTTATGGTCACTGGTGGAAGGAACAGAGGCCGTGTCGGTGTCATCAAGAACAGAGAGAAACACAAGGGAAGTTTTGAGACCATCCATGTCCAGGATGCAACTGGTCACGAATTTGCAACTCGTATGGGTAATGTCTTCATCATTGGCAAAGGGACAAAACCTTGGGTGTCTCTTCCCAAAGGCAAGGGTATCAAGTTGTCTATCATTGAGGAGGCTAGAAAGAGGCTTGCTGCACAAAATGAAACAGTTGCCTAA